The Rhodothermales bacterium genome contains the following window.
GTCACTCGCGTGGATCCGTGGTTCCTCTACCAGATCCAGGACATGGTGCGGCTGGAGGAGGCCATTCGTGGGCATACGCTCGACCGCATCGACGCCGAGTTCATGCGCCACATCAAGGCGTACGGGTTCTCGGACGTGCAGATAGCCTATCTGGTGATGGACGAGGCTTCCGAGGACCAGGTGCGTGCGTACCGCAAGCGGTTGGGTGTGCTGCCCAGCTACCAGCTCGTGGACACCTGCGCCGGCGAGTTTCCGGCGCAAACGCCGTACTTCTACTCGACGTATGAGTCGTCGTCAGAGAGCGAGGTGTCGGACCGCGAGAAGGTGATCATCCTCGGGTCGGGCCCGAACCGCATCGGGCAGGGCATTGAGTTCGACTACTCGTGCGTGCACGGCGTGCTCGCGGCGAAGGAGGCCGGGTACGAGGCCATCATGATCAACTGTAACCCGGAGACCGTCTCCACGGACTTCGACGTGGCGGACAAGCTCTATTTCGAGCCTGTATTCTGGGAGCGCGTGCTGGACATCATCGAGCTGGAGAAGCCCGTCGGAGTGATCGTGCAATTGGGCGGGCAGACCGCGCTCAAGATTGCGGAGAAGCTCGACGCCGAGGGCATCACCATCATCGGCACCAGCTACGACAACATGGACCTCGCCGAGCATCGAGGCCGGTTCTCGGACATGCTGAAGGAGCTGGAGATTCCGTACCCGCCGTACGGCATTGCCCACACGGTGCACGAGGCCATCGAGAACGCAGAGCGCATCGGCTATCCGCTCCTGGTGCGGCCGAACTACGTGCTTGGCGGACAGGGCATGCGCATCGCCATCAACAAGGAGGAGGTGGAGCTGTACGTCAACAAGATCTGGAAGCTGCTCCCGGACAATCCCATTCTGCTGGACCGTTTCCTCGAGGACGCCACCGAGCTGGATATCGATGTGGTGCGTGACGGCGACGAGACCTGGATTGCCGGAATCATGCAGCACATCGAGCCGGCGGGCGTGCACTCCGGGGATTCGACGGCCGTCTTGCCGCCGTACAGCCTGAGCGAGGAGGTGCTGACCACCGTGCGCCGCTACGCCGAGGAGATCGGAGACCGGCTGGACATCCGGGGCCTGATGAACGTGCAGATGGTGGTCAAGGACAACTTTGTGTACGTCATTGAAGCCAACCCCCGCGCCTCACGCACCGTACCGTTTGTGGCCAAGGCCACCGGGGTGGCGGTTGCAAACGTGGCGACGCACGTGATGCTGGGCGCCAAACTCGCCGACTTCCGCGAGAAGGGGCTTCTTGAGTCCAAACTCGAGGGCTACGCCATCAAGGAGCCCGTTTTCAGCTGGGACAAATTCCCGGAGGTGCCCAAGGAACTGGGACCCGAGATGAAGTCCACCGGAGAGGCGATCGCGTTTATCGACGAGTTGACGGACGACCACTTTGCGCGGCCATTTGCGGTGAAGGATTTGTACCTCAGGCGGTAACGCTCAGCTCAGGTTTCGTGTACGGAATACGCGGGGCGACGAGCGAAAACAGCTGCTGAACGCCCGGTTGAAAGACGAGACACTGTTGAAGCCGACCTCGAAGGCGATCTCCGAGAGGTTTCGGTTCGGATGTTCGATCATGATCTGGGCGGCAAGGCGTGCCCGTTCCTGTCGAATCAGGGCGGCCGGCGTCAGCCCCATTTCCGCTACCGTTCGCCGGGCCAGCTGGCTGTAGGACAGGCCCACGAGTTCGGCAAGCTGGCTTGGTCCGAATTCGGAATCTCTCAGGTGTTTGTGCACGAGCCCCATCACCAGGTGCTGGTTCGAATCGCCCGCGGCACTTTCCTGGTGTTTCCTCGACCGGTCTCTGGCTCGCAGCAGTCCACTCAACCGAATGCCAAGCACCTCCGGGTCGGAATACCGACCCATGACGGCATCCGCCCCGAGTTCCAGCACAGACTTGGCTTCGGTGGAATCTTCCCTGGAGACCAGGGCCACGATGATTGCTCCGGCCGATACGTCCTGGCCGACCCGGTGAATCATGACCGCACCTACATGCCGGGCGGGGCAGACCACTGCGGAGACCGGGTGGAGCCTGGCAAGCTCTGAAGGCTTGCTGACCGGAGACACATCAAACGTGCTGGACAAGAGGGACGCCAGCTTGTCAACCCCCGGCTCCCCTGCGAGCACGAATGCAACAGGGTGTCGGGAGCCGGACTCCTCGGTGGCGGTACCGCCCACGACGGTCCCGGTGTTGTCCCCGTGTTCCGGCAAGAGAACAGTCACGCAGGATCCTATCGGGGCGAAGTCGACCCCGAGGCTTCCCCCGAGGCGTTCGATCATTTGCCGCGACGCGGCTAGACCCAGACCGACGCTGCTGGACGAACCGGGCAGTTCCAAGCGACCCAGCAGATGGGGGTCAAACAGATCCTCCGGCTCGAGATTCTCAAACGGTGGCCCATCATCGAACACGGTGATGAATGCCGATCCATTGCGCGCGCCGCTTTCAACCATGATCTGTCCGTTCGTCCGGCATCGCCGAATCGCAATATCCATGACCTGCTCCAGCACGTGTATCAATACGCTTCGGTTCGTCAGCGCGGTCAGGTCTGGATGATCGGTGTCGTTGTAGCGAGCAACGACCTTGCGCTCCGTCATCCTGCGGGAGTGTTTGTCCAGGATGGAAACCAGCAGCGGCGGGATAAGCACCGTCGAACGCTCGTGCAGCGCCTCTATCTCGGTGGAGTGCACCAGGCCCTGCAGTTCGGTGGCAAGGCGCTGCAGATCCGAGAATTCCTCCCGCGCTATTTCAACGGCACGGGTCTCCGTGTCGTGCTCAAGTGATCCGACTCCAATGCCAATGTGCAGCTTGAGCCGATCCGCCAGCCTGGACAGGAACCGTCGGCGCAAGCTGTCCGCCGCAATCAAGTGAGATGCCTGCTCGACGATGATCTCGTTGTCTCTCTGCGACCGAGTGACCGCGGAAGAGAGCTGTTTGGTGCGCTCCTTGACCTCGCGCTCCAGTCGCTGATTGAGCAACCGTTGGCGTCGACTCCGAGTCCAGTACGCGACTACTCCTGCACCGAAGAGCGACAGGCCCAGCATGGTGCGGAAGAACCACGTTTCCCACCAGAACGGTACTACGTCCACGGTCATGAGAGAGATCGGACCGCGTGCGCCGTCCAGCGTCTGCACTGCCCGCATGTGGAGGGTCGTGTGCCCTGGGCTGGAGAAGGCCACCGGAAGGGAAATCTCGTTCGATGTGGTCCAAGCATCCCGTCCATTCAGCGACCACTCAACCAGCACATTGTCCCTGGACTGAGTAGTCGGGACCACGACCCGGAAAGACGTTTCCCGCGCCCAGGTCGGGATCCTCAGCGGCAGGGGTTCTCCCGCGTGCCAGAGAACGCGGCCGCCCGCCTCGGCGGAATCGAAATAGAGCTGCGGAGCCGGGGGGGCTTCCTCCATTCCGGTATCCACCACGGCAATGCCTGTGGCCATGGCATGCCACAGGTTTCCTTCCTGATCGAGAAAGCTTGTCGATGGCGCCCCCCCGTTGGATTCGAGTTCAGCAAGCCCCTGATCAGTTCCGACAACGAACGGGTGAATCCGTGGTGTTTCGTTTCTGATCCATGCGTCAACCTCGCTGACGCGAAGCGCATAGATCCCGGAGTGAGAGCCAATCCAGACCCGACCCCCCTCTCCGGCATGCACCGAGTTCACAAAGGCGTCTGGAAGACCCTGCTCCGGCGTCAGCTGACTCCAGGCCTCCAGTGGTCCGGCGCATGGACCGACCAGCAGTCCATTGCCATATGAACCAATCCAGCACCTTCCGGACTTGTCGGCCAGAAACCCCCGTGCTTCCAGATTCCAGGAGTCCAGCGGGACCTGCTCCACGCAGGCATCAGGGGTGCATCGCAGCAGGCCCGACCCGATCACCCATACCGCCGACTCTCCGGCCACTTCAAAGCGGTAACGGCCGGGCCGTTCAAGCTGCGCCAGTCGGGTACTGGACGAATCGGTCGTGACCTCGACCCAGGCGCCTGCCGGGTGCCTGGGAGTCTCCGCGCTTCGAATGGTCCAGATCGCGCCGTCGGGCGAGCGGCGAACCCGCCACAGTCGATTCGACGCTGAATGCAGGTCCCACTCCAGCGTGTTGGTATCCAACGAATACAATTCGCGGCCTGTGACCACATGCAAAACGTCGCCGCTCAGGTGTCCGTCGCCGATGCGTTCGATCGGAGCCTCAACCTGAACTCCGTCGACATAGAGCTTCTTGTGTGCATTCACCCAGATCCGTCCCTGGCTGTCGGTAGCCAGAAAGTTGACCGACCCTGGAGAGGCTATCCATCGAGCCCTGGCTCTGGCCACCCTGATCAAACCCGAGGACTGTGTCCCGATCCACAGGCCGCCGGCTTCGTCTGGATCGAGATGCCACCACTCGGGTCGGGTAGGGTAGGCCAGCTCTCCCACCACAATGGAGTCGGCATCGACCCGCCCGCCCGTGGTTTGCATCCAGTCCCGGATCCGTTGCATTCTGCGTCCCTGGCCGATCGGATCAGATGGCGGAACGATGCGAAGCGTGTTGCCATGCTCCAGCAGTTCCAGGTCCCGGCGATTGAAGGGGTCCTGAACGAGCAGATGTCCGGATGGCGCGTAGATCGGTCCGACCACGCGTGCCGTGCCCAGAACGGCAGCGACCTCGGCATCAAATGACCGTGCCCATCGGCCGTCAAAACGGACGAGCCCTGAGTGGCTGGTGGCCCAGACCACTCCGGCCGAGTCCACCGCCACCCCGGTCAGGAAGTTCGAAGACAGCCCCCGGCCGCTCTCCAGGTGGTGGGTGACCACCCAGTCCGAGTTCAGTTCGAACCACGACTCCTGCGCGTTGACCTCCCTGGAGGAGGTTTCCAGTACTGCCAGCAGGAGCAGAAAGCTGGATACATACTTCACATCAAGAAATACAGTCCCCGGCCTGCAGAATGCAACGAATACTGATTCCGGCAAGTCGCCGGGGTTTCGGTCAGGCCGCTTGGGCGATGTAGTCTTCGCTCCAATCGGCCCAAAGTAGGCCGGATTGGGGAGTATCCGGCCTTGACAGGCTCCGGGACTCGGACCTCGCGGTCCGAGTCCCGGGCCGGCGATCCTAATAGTCGATGTTGAGTCGCCTGACGGTTTCAAGCGTCAGGCCACCCGTGACGAGGGAGTTGGCGCGCTGGTACGCCGTGACTCCCCTGGTTGTCTGCGGGCCGTAGATCCCGTCAATGGGGCCGCCGTAGTAGCCTTCCTGTTTCAAGGCCGTCTGAAGCTGGCGAACCGTTGTGCGAGTGAAGTTGACCTCGCATAGCACCGGCAACCATTCGGCCCTTCCTTCGCTGATTACTTCCACCCGACTGACCTCTCCGTACTCGGCTGGAATCGGAATTCTGCGTTCACTGGCGGCGCGTACCAGACGGCGCACCTTGCGCTACTCATACTGTGCCGGGATTTCCCGGGTGATGACTTCCGGCTCGCGCACCATGACCTGCTTGCGCACAGATTCATACTCGGCCGGGATTTCCACGCGTCGGGTAGTTGCTGCGGTCACCAGGACCCGACGTGTGACTTCGCGATATTCGGCGGGCTCCTCAATCAGGCACATGACCGTGCCGGTGTCAGTATCCACGGTCGTGATGAAGTTGCCACTGGCATCGCGCACCACATTCTGGGTAGAGTCCACAAGGGCGGCGCCGTATATGCGTCCTTCGCTTGGTTTCCACACCGTTCGGGCCGGGCGAACCAGAATGCGCTCAACCCGCTCTTCGTACTCGGCAGGCACTTCCTCCAGCCGGAAAGACGCTGGGCGAACCTCAATCTGCTCGGTCTGCCATTCGTAGACGGCCGGCTTGATCTCTACGACTTTTTCGCCGGCTTCCTTGATGAGGACACGCTGGGTGACCGTCTCATACTCGGCAGGGATGGTCTCTATGCGCTCACCGGCTTCACGGATGACCACCTGCTCGGTGACGGTGCGAAGCTCCGGCTCCACGTAGAGTCGTGAATAGCACATTCCAGGCTCTGCATCGGGGGGGAGCAGGTTGATTCCGCCGGCGGTTGCGGAAGGTCCGGACGGCGACTCCGCGGACGGAGGCTCGGCATCGGCTTGCGCCTGAACCTGCTGTTGAAGCCTCGAGAGCTGCTCCCGGGTCTCAAGCTGCGCAGAGGCCGCTGCATCCAGTTCCGCCCGAGCCTCGGCCAACTGGCGTTCCAGTGCGTCAGCACGGGCCTGCTGTTCGCTGGCTTCTGCTTCTGCAGTGACGACGGCGGATTGGGATGTGGTACAACCACCCAGGATGGCCGCGAAAGCAACGAATGTCGCTGCCAGGAGCAGCCGTGAGGGGTTCTGGTTCATGGGTAGAGCGAATGGTTGGGGGATGCATTGTGCCGTGCCGCTATCAGAGCTGCCGGCGTGGCGAAAAACATAGACCCCCGTTTTCCTGCCTTCTGCGCGTTCCTGCGCATGGGATGCGCAGGAATGCGCCAAATGGTGAAATCGCGCGCTCGTCGCCATGGCCTGCAAAAACAGGAGGGGCTCCCGATCGCGCGATCGGGAGCCCCTCCGGAATCCTCGGAATGAATGCGGGAGCCGGCGGGCCCGCTACATCCGTTCTACTGTGATCCGCCCACCCATACCGACTTCGTTGTAGTCGCAGGTGGCGCGCCCACCACAAAGTCCTGGGCGTTCGCGAGCAAGTGCGCCAGCACCTCCTCCGTGGTCGCCGTCGGGTTCTGTGAGACGTAAAGGGCGGCAGCTCCTGCCACGTGCGGGGCCGCCATCGAGGTGCCCGACATGGAGGTCGGCACCAGCGTGCCCGGAGCGAGAGACACAACGCCCTCACCGGGAGCAAGAATGTCGACCTTCGGCCCGTAGTTGGAGAAGGGAGAGAAGAGCCCCAGCGCGTTGTGGGAGCCCACCGTGATGGCGCCCGGTACCTTGGCCGGCGTCACGAAATCCGAGTTGTCGCCCTGGTTGCCCGCCGCGATGACAAAGATCACGCCCGCATCCGTCGACGCCTCAATCGCGTGGTCCAGCGCAGTGAACTCGGGAGTGCCTACGTTCTCACCAAGCGACATGTTGACGATCATGGGCGAGGCCGGGTCGGCCAGCTTGCGCGCCGTCAATTCCTCGACCGCAGCGATGACCACGGACACGTCCGTCGTTCCGTCGTCGCCGAGGACCTTCATATTGTGGATGCGTGCCCCGGGGGCAACGCCTACCAGGCCGTCCGTATCGTCCATCGCGGCGATGATACCTGCCACGTGAGTGCCGTGTCCGTCATAGTCGGACGCATCGTCAAAACCATCCCGCATATCCAGGGACTCGACCATGTTGAGGTCGTTGTCACCTGCCCCGGGCCGGGCCACGCCTGTATCCAATACGTAGACGTCCACATCCACCATGCCGGTGTGGTCACCGGAGGCCGCCCAGCTGGTCTGACCACCGATGGCAGCGACGCTCCACGGCACGGTCTGGCCGGCGCTGCCTATCTCGGCATTCGGATCCGGCGTCGTGACCGAGAAATCGGGCTCGAACCAGGAGATCTCGTCATCCGCAGCCAGCTCCGCCAGGAAATCGTCGTACGCGCTCAGCCCCAGACTGTCGTCAATGGTGATGGCGTATCCGTCGAATACGTTCCCGTACTCATAGCGCTCCACCACGTGGTACCGCTCCAGCACCTTGTATCGTTCAAGCACGGAGAAGCGCTCAACTACCCCGTAGCGCTCAATCAGGCGCTGCTTGTTGATGGAGAACACCAGCTGCAGACTGGACTGATTGCCAAACTTGCCCGCAGCTCCGGGGCGCATGGCCTTCTCCATGAGATGGGAGTTGCGAAACTTGCCACTCTCCGAGATGTGGCGATCGACCAGGAGGTCGGATTCCTGCGGGTCCGTCAGGGAGTCGCCGCAGCCGGTCATCACAATCAGGACGGCCACGAGGCCAAGTAGGGGGAATCGACGGGACATGTGGGGGAAGTAGGGTTAAAGTGCCGTTCGCGGGGTATCGGCAGTTTTCCCAGCTTCTTAAGCCCCGGCGGGATTTTTTCGGGCGATGGGCGGTGCTGCTTTCAGCAGCCGGTGGCCGCCCCGAGAGCCGTCCGCTCCGCCGTCCGAGCGCCCGAATCGCACGTCCGTGGTTACACATCGCCAGCCCCGTTCCTCCAACAGGAAACAAACAGGAAGAAAGTTGGTGCTATCAAAAAGATATCAGAGTGACATGCGCGATGTTCTGATCCGCGGAATCCCGGAAGACACGCACGCCTGGCTGAAGACGGCGGCCGAGGACAACAACCGCAGCATGACCGCGGAAGTACTGGAAATCCTGCACAATGCCCGGCAACGCGCTGAGGCAGCCCGGGGACGACTGGCTCGCGTCGAGGCCTGGAGAAAGAAGTATTTGCCAGACGACGGTTGTGAGCTGGACGAGCTCGTCTCCATTGTCCGACAGGGCCGCACCCATGGTCATTGATGCCAATGTGCTCGCGGCTTATTACCTGGCTCGCGATCCGGCTCTCCGGGTACGGCTGGTCGGTCTCGAATGGTACGCCCCTCCGATCTGGCGGAGCGAGTTCATGAGCACACTTCGTTCCTGGATGGTCAGGCGAAAGCTTTCCCTCGAGGCAGCGGTAGTTGCCCACGGCGAAGCCGAGGTCGAAATCATTCCGGCACCCTCACCTGACGCTGCCCATGTCTTTGCGCTGGCCGAGGCTTCTGGATGCAGCACGTATGACTGCGAATACTTGGCTGCGGCTCAGATGATGGATGTACCCCTGCTGACGTTGGACGCACAGGTCCTTCGAGCCTTCCCACAGGTGGCCCGGACCCCCTGAGCGGGCATTCAGCCCTCTTCTTGCTGCCAATCCCCCGAACGGCCGGAACTAGTAGCACGAGGATGGGAGTTGTACTCCGCCCCACGGAGAAAACAGCTTTCCCAATGAAAGGAACGTCCCTGATGCTGCTGCTGGTTCTGGCAGTGGCGCCGGCGTTTGCTCAGGACCCCGAGTCCTTTGAGCGTGACGTCACCGAATTCACGCTGGACAATGGACTGAAGTTCATCGTCGTGCAGCGTACGGAGGCACCGGTTGTGTCCTTCCACACCTACGCCGACGTCGGCGGTGTGGATGAGCTCAAAGGCATTACCGGCATTGCCCACATGTTCGAGCACATGGCCTTCAAAGGCACCACCGACATCGGAACCACCGATATCGACGCCGAAATGGCCGCCATTCGGCGAGTGGACGAGGTGTACGCCGAGTTGCGGGCAGAGCAGCACAAACGCGGTCTGGCGGACGCCGAGCGCCTCGCGGAGCTCGAAGCAGCTTTTGAGCAGGCCAAGAAAGACGCCCAGGCATTCGCCGCAGGCGACTTTGACGAGGCCATCACCCGGAACGGCGGTGTGGGTCTGAACGCCACCACCTCATCCGACGCTACGCGCTACTTCTACAGCTTGCCGGCCAACAAAATCGAGCTCTGGTTCTCGCTGGAGTCCGCCCGGTTCTTTGATCCGGTGCTCCGGGAGTTCTATGTGGAGCGGGATGTCGTCATGGAGGAGCGCCGCATGCGCACCGAGTCGAATCCCGTCGGCCGGCTCGTGGAGGAATGGCTGGCCACGGCCTTCAAGAGCCACCCCTATGGTGAGCCGGTGGTGGGCCACATGTCGGACCTTCAGTCCTTCACGCGTGAGGAGGCCCAGGACTTCTTTGAGAAGTACTACGGCGCGAGCAACCTGACCATCGCCATTGTCGGTTCGGTGGATGTCGATGAGGTCCGCAGCCTTGCCGAGACGTACTTCGGCCGCCTTCCGGACCGGCCCAAGCCGGATCCGGTGGAGACGGTGGAGCCGCCCCAGATTTCGGAGCGCACGGTGGTGATCACGGAGCAGAGCCAGCCTTTTGTGCTGGTTGGGTATCACAAGCCCAGTTTCCTGCACCCGGACGATGCGGCCTACAATGTGCTTTCCGACATCCTCGGTCGCGGACGGACCAGCCGCATCTACCGCCAGATGGTCGATCAGGACCAGATGGCGCTGCAGGCGGCATCGATCAACAACTTCCCGGGCAACAAGTACCCGAACCTGTTCGCGCTGTTTGCGGTGCCGAACCAGGGGCGTTCTGTGGAAGAAAACCTCGAGGCCATCAACGGCATCATTGAGGACGTGAAGTCCGGCGGGGTCACCGACGAGGAGTTGGCTCGCGCAAAAGCGAACGCCCGGGCTGACCTGGTGCAGCAGCTCCAGTCAAACAGCGGCATCGCCGGCCAGTTGGCTTTCTACCAGGCAGTGACCGGAGACTGGCGCCAGCTGTTCAGTCGCCTGGAGCAAATCGAAGCCGTCACCAACGAAGACATCATGCGGCTGGCGAACGAGACGTTTGTTTCGTCCAACCGCACGGTGGCGATGATCCGTACCGAACCGGCCGAAACAGCACAGACCGCATCGCCCGAAACCGATACCACCAGCCGCGGAGAGGGCCAGTAATCATGAAGCATCTTTTTTCGATTCTGCTCCTGGCGCTTCTGGTCCTGCCGGCCGCGGCCCAGAAGCATCACTCAGCCATCGACTATCCGGAGCTCCCGGATTTTGACACGCCGGAGGCCCAGCGGTTTGAACTGGACAACGGCATGGTGCTTTTCCTCATCGAGGATCGTGCGCTGCCGATGGTAAACGTTGTTGCCCGCGTGGGAACGGGCAGTGTGTATGAGCCGGGCGACAAGGTGGGACTCGCGTCCATCCTGGGTCAGGTCATGCGCTCGGGTGGCACGGAAACCGTTCCGGGCGATACGCTCAACGTCATCCTGGAGAACATCGCGGCCTCGGTGGAGACCTCCGTCGGCGCCACGTCCGGAGGCGGCAGCATGTTTGCGCTGACCGAGCATGCCGGCACCGTATTGCCGCTGTTTGCAGACGTGCTGATGAACCCGGCGCTGCCGCAGGACAAGATTGACCTGGCCAAAACGCAGATCAGCAGCGCGATCTCCCGCCGCAACGATGACCCCGGTCAGATTGCCAGTCGGGAGTTCAACGAGATTCTCTACGGATCCGAAAGCCCATGGGCGCGCGCGCCGGAGTACGCGACCGTCGACGCCATTTCGCGGGACGACCTCGTGGCGTTCCACGAAGCATGGTACCACCCCGGCAACGTGATGATCGGTGCGTGGGGAGACTTTGATGCCGAGGAGATGGCCGCTCGCATCGAAGCTGCGTTTGAAAGCTGGCAGCCGGTCCCGGGATTCCAGCGGCCACCGGCACCGGTGGCTCAGTCCCCGGATCAGGACGGCGTGTTTCTCGTGGACAAGGACGACGTCACGCAGTCAACCGTGTACCTCGGCCATCTCGGAGACATACGGGCGGATCATCCGGATCAGCCCGCGCTCACGATGATGAACCAGGTGCTTAGCGGCGGATTCTCGGGCCGCCTGATGCAGAGCGTTCGCGTGGAGCAGGGGCTGGCCTACGCCGTCGGCGGTGGGTACTCAGCCAACTTCGATCGTCCAGGCACCTTTTTCGCCCAGGTGATGACCAAGTCCGAGTCCACGGTGGACGCGGCCAACGCGGTGCTTGCCGAGATCGACAAGATGCGTGAAGCTCCGCCGGAAGAGGAGGAGGTCGCCCTGGCTCGCGACGGATACCTGAACCGCTTCGTGTTCAACTTTGACACGCGTGGCGAAGTGGTCAACCGAATGATGACGTACGACTGGTACGGCTATCCGATGGACTTCCTGGAGATCCAGAAAAGCGGGCTCGAGGCGGTCACGCCGCAGGACATCCATCGCGTATCGCAGCAGTACCTGAAACCCGAAGACATCCGCATCCTGGTTGTGGGCAAGGCGGAAGAATTCGGTGCGCCGCTCACCGAGCTCGGTCCGGTCACAGAGGTGGACATCAGCATCCCGACTGGCGAGGAGCCGGTTGAGGAGGCGACGGAAGAGTCCGCCGAGGGTGGCGTCGCTCTGCTGATGGCAGCGCGGGAAGCCATGGGCGGCGATCCCGGTTTCGGCACCCTGGAGGCCATCCTGATGGACGGCTCGCAGAAGATCTCCACGCCGGA
Protein-coding sequences here:
- the carB gene encoding carbamoyl-phosphate synthase large subunit; the encoded protein is MPKRTDINKILLIGSGPIVIGQACEFDYSGSQAARSLRAEGYEVVLVNSNPATIMTDPVTADVIYLQELTPKSIKEIVEKEKPDAVLPTMGGQTALNLADKLHQEGYWEKVGVEVIGVDIDAIHITEDRQLFRDLMETIGIDQARSRTAKSLLEAKEITQELGGLPVVIRPSFTLGGSGGGIVWSQDEFNRKIMRGLELSPVHQILIEECLFGWKEYELELLRDANDNVIIICSIENVDPMGVHTGDSVTVAPQQTLTDKQYQQMRDAAIKAMRSIGTFAGGCNIQFAFDPVSGRMIVIEINPRVSRSSALASKATGYPIAKVAARLAIGYTLDELPNDVTGTTSACFEPAIDYVVTKIPRFNFDKFEGVDEELTTQMKAVGEVMSIGRTFPESLQKAWQSLENGYAGLGADRDETFRGEIRDRLRKPYWDRTLQIRNAFKAGASVDEISDVTRVDPWFLYQIQDMVRLEEAIRGHTLDRIDAEFMRHIKAYGFSDVQIAYLVMDEASEDQVRAYRKRLGVLPSYQLVDTCAGEFPAQTPYFYSTYESSSESEVSDREKVIILGSGPNRIGQGIEFDYSCVHGVLAAKEAGYEAIMINCNPETVSTDFDVADKLYFEPVFWERVLDIIELEKPVGVIVQLGGQTALKIAEKLDAEGITIIGTSYDNMDLAEHRGRFSDMLKELEIPYPPYGIAHTVHEAIENAERIGYPLLVRPNYVLGGQGMRIAINKEEVELYVNKIWKLLPDNPILLDRFLEDATELDIDVVRDGDETWIAGIMQHIEPAGVHSGDSTAVLPPYSLSEEVLTTVRRYAEEIGDRLDIRGLMNVQMVVKDNFVYVIEANPRASRTVPFVAKATGVAVANVATHVMLGAKLADFREKGLLESKLEGYAIKEPVFSWDKFPEVPKELGPEMKSTGEAIAFIDELTDDHFARPFAVKDLYLRR
- a CDS encoding helix-turn-helix domain-containing protein, which translates into the protein MKYVSSFLLLLAVLETSSREVNAQESWFELNSDWVVTHHLESGRGLSSNFLTGVAVDSAGVVWATSHSGLVRFDGRWARSFDAEVAAVLGTARVVGPIYAPSGHLLVQDPFNRRDLELLEHGNTLRIVPPSDPIGQGRRMQRIRDWMQTTGGRVDADSIVVGELAYPTRPEWWHLDPDEAGGLWIGTQSSGLIRVARARARWIASPGSVNFLATDSQGRIWVNAHKKLYVDGVQVEAPIERIGDGHLSGDVLHVVTGRELYSLDTNTLEWDLHSASNRLWRVRRSPDGAIWTIRSAETPRHPAGAWVEVTTDSSSTRLAQLERPGRYRFEVAGESAVWVIGSGLLRCTPDACVEQVPLDSWNLEARGFLADKSGRCWIGSYGNGLLVGPCAGPLEAWSQLTPEQGLPDAFVNSVHAGEGGRVWIGSHSGIYALRVSEVDAWIRNETPRIHPFVVGTDQGLAELESNGGAPSTSFLDQEGNLWHAMATGIAVVDTGMEEAPPAPQLYFDSAEAGGRVLWHAGEPLPLRIPTWARETSFRVVVPTTQSRDNVLVEWSLNGRDAWTTSNEISLPVAFSSPGHTTLHMRAVQTLDGARGPISLMTVDVVPFWWETWFFRTMLGLSLFGAGVVAYWTRSRRQRLLNQRLEREVKERTKQLSSAVTRSQRDNEIIVEQASHLIAADSLRRRFLSRLADRLKLHIGIGVGSLEHDTETRAVEIAREEFSDLQRLATELQGLVHSTEIEALHERSTVLIPPLLVSILDKHSRRMTERKVVARYNDTDHPDLTALTNRSVLIHVLEQVMDIAIRRCRTNGQIMVESGARNGSAFITVFDDGPPFENLEPEDLFDPHLLGRLELPGSSSSVGLGLAASRQMIERLGGSLGVDFAPIGSCVTVLLPEHGDNTGTVVGGTATEESGSRHPVAFVLAGEPGVDKLASLLSSTFDVSPVSKPSELARLHPVSAVVCPARHVGAVMIHRVGQDVSAGAIIVALVSREDSTEAKSVLELGADAVMGRYSDPEVLGIRLSGLLRARDRSRKHQESAAGDSNQHLVMGLVHKHLRDSEFGPSQLAELVGLSYSQLARRTVAEMGLTPAALIRQERARLAAQIMIEHPNRNLSEIAFEVGFNSVSSFNRAFSSCFRSSPRVFRTRNLS
- a CDS encoding peptidoglycan-binding protein, yielding MRRLVRAASERRIPIPAEYGEVSRVEVISEGRAEWLPVLCEVNFTRTTVRQLQTALKQEGYYGGPIDGIYGPQTTRGVTAYQRANSLVTGGLTLETVRRLNIDY
- a CDS encoding S8 family serine peptidase; translated protein: MSRRFPLLGLVAVLIVMTGCGDSLTDPQESDLLVDRHISESGKFRNSHLMEKAMRPGAAGKFGNQSSLQLVFSINKQRLIERYGVVERFSVLERYKVLERYHVVERYEYGNVFDGYAITIDDSLGLSAYDDFLAELAADDEISWFEPDFSVTTPDPNAEIGSAGQTVPWSVAAIGGQTSWAASGDHTGMVDVDVYVLDTGVARPGAGDNDLNMVESLDMRDGFDDASDYDGHGTHVAGIIAAMDDTDGLVGVAPGARIHNMKVLGDDGTTDVSVVIAAVEELTARKLADPASPMIVNMSLGENVGTPEFTALDHAIEASTDAGVIFVIAAGNQGDNSDFVTPAKVPGAITVGSHNALGLFSPFSNYGPKVDILAPGEGVVSLAPGTLVPTSMSGTSMAAPHVAGAAALYVSQNPTATTEEVLAHLLANAQDFVVGAPPATTTKSVWVGGSQ
- a CDS encoding type II toxin-antitoxin system VapC family toxin; its protein translation is MVIDANVLAAYYLARDPALRVRLVGLEWYAPPIWRSEFMSTLRSWMVRRKLSLEAAVVAHGEAEVEIIPAPSPDAAHVFALAEASGCSTYDCEYLAAAQMMDVPLLTLDAQVLRAFPQVARTP
- a CDS encoding insulinase family protein, which encodes MKGTSLMLLLVLAVAPAFAQDPESFERDVTEFTLDNGLKFIVVQRTEAPVVSFHTYADVGGVDELKGITGIAHMFEHMAFKGTTDIGTTDIDAEMAAIRRVDEVYAELRAEQHKRGLADAERLAELEAAFEQAKKDAQAFAAGDFDEAITRNGGVGLNATTSSDATRYFYSLPANKIELWFSLESARFFDPVLREFYVERDVVMEERRMRTESNPVGRLVEEWLATAFKSHPYGEPVVGHMSDLQSFTREEAQDFFEKYYGASNLTIAIVGSVDVDEVRSLAETYFGRLPDRPKPDPVETVEPPQISERTVVITEQSQPFVLVGYHKPSFLHPDDAAYNVLSDILGRGRTSRIYRQMVDQDQMALQAASINNFPGNKYPNLFALFAVPNQGRSVEENLEAINGIIEDVKSGGVTDEELARAKANARADLVQQLQSNSGIAGQLAFYQAVTGDWRQLFSRLEQIEAVTNEDIMRLANETFVSSNRTVAMIRTEPAETAQTASPETDTTSRGEGQ